A genome region from Tolypothrix sp. PCC 7712 includes the following:
- a CDS encoding DUF2237 family protein, which produces MAEAKNVLGTNLEICCTSPMTGYYRDGVCNTGGQDFGMHVVCAQMTAEFLEFTKSQGNDLSTPVPQFNFPGLQPGDRWCLCAARWQEALEAGVAPPVVLASTHSRALEVCNLDDMKKHAVGGK; this is translated from the coding sequence ATGGCAGAAGCGAAGAACGTACTAGGAACCAATCTGGAGATTTGTTGTACTTCTCCGATGACTGGTTATTACCGAGATGGGGTGTGCAATACAGGGGGTCAAGATTTTGGGATGCACGTTGTATGTGCTCAAATGACAGCAGAATTTTTAGAATTTACTAAATCTCAAGGAAACGACCTCAGCACACCTGTTCCTCAATTTAATTTTCCCGGATTGCAGCCAGGCGATCGCTGGTGTTTATGTGCGGCTCGTTGGCAAGAAGCGCTAGAAGCTGGCGTTGCTCCCCCCGTTGTGCTTGCATCAACCCATTCTCGAGCTTTGGAAGTCTGTAATTTAGACGATATGAAAAAACACGCTGTAGGGGGGAAATAG
- a CDS encoding DUF6918 family protein yields the protein MGLSEELLNPNKKDLLVDDCCTMIEKQIASKSGLGGMALKTAFAALKGVKPGYIPYVVEQLLPQCFTAIDPIWSEGVQKGDPVDYLVESRSRAADALLSVTDQRVQKSTRSIVRGTYDKFRGSAKQYVEDAVPDFAQVIGKHAQN from the coding sequence ATGGGACTGAGCGAAGAACTCTTGAACCCAAACAAAAAAGACTTGCTTGTAGATGACTGCTGCACGATGATCGAAAAACAGATCGCTTCAAAGTCAGGTTTAGGTGGTATGGCCCTCAAAACTGCCTTTGCTGCACTTAAGGGCGTTAAACCAGGATATATCCCTTACGTTGTTGAGCAGCTGCTACCACAGTGCTTCACAGCAATCGATCCCATCTGGAGTGAAGGCGTACAGAAGGGCGATCCGGTAGATTACTTGGTTGAAAGCCGCTCTCGCGCCGCTGATGCACTGCTAAGTGTTACAGATCAGAGGGTACAAAAGAGTACTCGCTCCATTGTTCGCGGGACTTATGACAAGTTTCGCGGTTCTGCCAAGCAATATGTTGAGGACGCAGTGCCGGATTTTGCTCAGGTTATAGGTAAGCACGCTCAAAACTAA
- a CDS encoding VIT domain-containing protein: MTQTLERQAGGLYVQTPDQQQIAFPLKHTEVQAQVAGNISRVEVTQSFENPFTTTLEAVYIFPLPDEAAVDDMLIRIGDRTIQGSIKKRQEAQQIYEQAKQQGRTAGLLEQERDNIFTQSLANIKPGEQIDVIIRYTESLKFTAGNYEFVFPMVVGPRYIPGTTIEDNTQGGGSAAAPMLQNQDTDLVPDASRLNAPILPAGTRSRHDINVTVEINAGVDIQDISSPSHQIQIAYEGQRVQVKLAGGDTIPNKDLILRYQVAGKSTQTTVLSQNDKRGGHFAVYLIPAVQYRPEQMVPKDVVFLIDTSGSQSGAPLMQCQELMRRFINGLNPDDTFSIIDFSDTTQQLSPVPLPNTPQNRTLAINYINQLNAGGGTEMLRGIRAVLNFPVTDPGRLRSIVLLTDGYIGNENQILAEVQRHLKPGTRLYSFGAGSSVNRFLLNRIAELGRGMARVIRHDEPTDQVVEKFFRQINNPVLANINLQWEGDGTSPVMYPSTPPDLFAEQPLVLFGCKPDSRAGKLHITGIAAGGTRYQHTFQLDFTATGNPAIAQLWGRSRIKDLMNQMVSGETKLGVEAVTDTALTYQLLSQYTAFVAVSDDVRVNPSEASVSVQVPVEMPEGISYEGIFGSAVPTAMAAPMVEMVYSSPQLSAPPPSTISPPASRAEMPPMAKPSFDAMDSAKVERKKAKKESNYPIPGGGNFGTRDAELEELAGKLSEIAPVYRPQIVSVSGLDQQMISLLTQHLQSIQFSTIFSGNLVFDLQISKGRVRQVVLDEQLSSLEDHEVIEKIRRSLLTWRIPRILTTTVILTIQMQQV, from the coding sequence ATGACTCAAACTTTAGAACGCCAAGCTGGTGGCTTATATGTTCAAACTCCCGATCAACAGCAAATTGCTTTTCCTTTAAAGCACACTGAAGTACAAGCGCAAGTAGCGGGTAATATCTCGCGGGTGGAAGTTACCCAAAGCTTTGAAAATCCCTTCACAACTACATTAGAAGCTGTTTATATATTTCCGTTACCTGATGAGGCTGCTGTTGATGATATGCTGATTCGCATTGGCGATCGCACTATTCAAGGCAGTATCAAAAAGCGCCAAGAAGCACAGCAAATCTACGAGCAAGCTAAACAACAAGGACGCACGGCTGGGCTGCTGGAACAAGAACGAGATAACATTTTTACTCAATCCCTCGCTAATATCAAACCCGGTGAGCAAATTGATGTGATTATTCGCTACACCGAAAGCCTAAAATTTACGGCGGGAAATTATGAGTTTGTCTTCCCAATGGTGGTAGGGCCACGTTACATTCCTGGGACAACCATTGAAGACAATACCCAAGGTGGCGGTTCTGCTGCTGCACCGATGTTGCAAAATCAAGATACTGACTTAGTACCAGATGCTTCGCGCTTGAATGCACCGATTTTACCTGCGGGTACTCGCTCTCGCCATGATATAAATGTCACGGTAGAAATTAATGCGGGGGTGGACATTCAGGATATTTCCTCACCTTCTCACCAAATCCAAATCGCCTATGAGGGACAACGAGTACAAGTCAAACTCGCGGGTGGAGATACAATTCCTAATAAAGACTTGATTTTACGCTACCAAGTAGCAGGTAAAAGCACTCAAACAACTGTACTCTCCCAAAATGACAAACGGGGTGGACACTTTGCCGTTTATTTAATTCCGGCTGTCCAGTATCGCCCAGAACAGATGGTTCCCAAAGATGTGGTGTTTCTGATTGACACCTCTGGTTCTCAAAGTGGCGCACCATTGATGCAATGTCAGGAATTAATGCGGCGTTTTATTAATGGGCTGAATCCTGACGACACTTTCAGCATTATTGATTTTTCTGATACCACTCAGCAACTTTCACCTGTTCCCCTCCCCAATACCCCGCAAAATCGCACCTTAGCGATTAATTACATCAATCAATTAAATGCAGGTGGCGGAACAGAAATGTTACGCGGGATTCGTGCGGTGTTGAACTTCCCCGTTACAGATCCTGGACGCTTGCGGAGTATTGTACTGCTGACTGATGGCTATATCGGCAACGAAAACCAAATTTTGGCAGAAGTGCAACGCCATCTCAAACCGGGAACCCGCCTTTACAGCTTTGGCGCAGGTAGTTCGGTGAATCGTTTCCTACTCAATCGCATTGCGGAATTAGGGCGGGGTATGGCGCGCGTGATTCGCCATGATGAACCAACTGATCAAGTAGTGGAAAAATTCTTCCGCCAGATTAACAATCCTGTCCTCGCCAACATTAACTTGCAATGGGAAGGCGATGGTACATCCCCAGTTATGTATCCTTCCACACCACCGGATTTATTTGCAGAACAGCCGTTAGTGCTATTTGGCTGCAAACCAGATAGTCGTGCAGGAAAATTGCATATTACTGGCATAGCTGCAGGTGGTACGCGCTACCAACACACCTTCCAACTGGATTTTACAGCCACAGGTAATCCTGCGATCGCACAACTTTGGGGTCGTTCCCGCATCAAAGATTTAATGAATCAGATGGTGAGTGGTGAAACCAAGCTAGGTGTAGAAGCTGTGACGGATACAGCCCTTACCTATCAACTGTTATCGCAATATACAGCCTTCGTTGCCGTCAGCGATGATGTGCGTGTTAATCCCAGCGAGGCTTCTGTTTCTGTGCAAGTACCTGTAGAAATGCCTGAAGGTATTAGCTATGAGGGCATATTTGGTAGTGCTGTACCAACTGCAATGGCTGCGCCTATGGTGGAAATGGTCTATTCCTCGCCTCAGCTATCTGCACCACCACCCAGCACTATTTCTCCCCCTGCATCCAGGGCAGAAATGCCACCAATGGCAAAACCATCTTTTGATGCGATGGATTCAGCCAAAGTAGAAAGGAAAAAGGCTAAAAAGGAAAGTAATTATCCAATCCCAGGCGGCGGAAATTTTGGGACTAGAGATGCAGAATTGGAAGAATTGGCAGGGAAACTCTCAGAAATTGCGCCTGTTTATCGTCCGCAAATTGTCAGCGTATCAGGATTGGATCAACAAATGATTTCTCTGCTTACTCAACATTTACAATCAATTCAGTTCTCTACAATTTTCAGTGGCAATTTAGTCTTTGATTTGCAAATCAGCAAAGGAAGGGTGAGACAGGTAGTGCTTGATGAGCAATTGTCTTCTTTAGAAGACCATGAAGTAATTGAAAAAATTAGGCGATCGCTCTTAACTTGGCGAATACCCCGAATTCTCACAACCACAGTCATTCTCACAATTCAAATGCAACAAGTCTAA
- a CDS encoding antitoxin: MNTAKLSTDGTHQVVILPEDFQLTGTEVYIKKIGNAIILIAKDNSWQSLIESLDNFSDDFMTTREQPLIDTRESL, translated from the coding sequence ATGAACACCGCTAAACTTAGCACTGATGGCACTCACCAAGTTGTGATTTTGCCGGAAGATTTTCAACTCACTGGCACGGAAGTTTATATTAAAAAAATTGGTAATGCCATTATTCTCATTGCCAAAGATAACTCCTGGCAATCTCTCATTGAGAGTTTGGACAATTTCTCCGATGATTTCATGACTACTAGAGAGCAGCCACTAATAGACACCAGAGAGAGTTTGTAA
- the purD gene encoding phosphoribosylamine--glycine ligase — protein MKVLVIGNGGREHALAWKLLQSKQIEQVVCVPGNGGTASMTGCQNLPLAVDDFDGISKFALENGITLVVVGPEVPLAKGITDYLQAKGLMVFGPVKAGAQIEASKAWAKALMQEAGIPTAKAAVFTEAAAAKSYVKAQGAPIVVKADGLAAGKGVIVAETIEQAHNAIDTIFQGQFGSAGEFIVIEECLIGQEVSVLALTDGLTIRPLLPAQDHKRIGEGDTGENTGGMGAYAPAPIATPELMARVQQEVLERAIAALKAKGIDYRGVLYAGLMISPDGDFKVLEFNCRFGDPETQVILPLLETPLEELILACVQQRLGEMPPIAWKPGAAATVVAAAGGYPGAYEKGQVITGTEQTTTANVTVFHAGTKLNEQQQIVTDGGRVLNVTGIGGDFAEAIAQAYVGIQSIHFEGMYYRRDIGHRVLRKAEV, from the coding sequence GTGAAAGTTTTAGTTATTGGGAATGGGGGGCGCGAACACGCTCTGGCTTGGAAACTGCTGCAATCTAAGCAAATTGAGCAAGTTGTTTGTGTCCCTGGTAATGGGGGTACGGCGAGTATGACAGGTTGTCAAAACTTGCCTTTAGCTGTGGATGATTTTGATGGAATTAGCAAATTTGCACTGGAAAATGGCATAACTCTCGTGGTAGTGGGGCCAGAGGTGCCTTTAGCTAAGGGAATTACAGATTATCTCCAGGCAAAAGGATTGATGGTATTTGGCCCTGTTAAAGCTGGGGCGCAAATTGAAGCTAGTAAGGCTTGGGCAAAAGCTTTGATGCAAGAAGCGGGGATTCCCACAGCTAAAGCCGCAGTCTTTACAGAAGCCGCCGCCGCGAAATCCTATGTGAAGGCTCAAGGTGCGCCGATTGTGGTGAAAGCCGATGGCTTGGCGGCTGGTAAGGGTGTCATAGTGGCGGAAACGATAGAACAAGCCCACAATGCCATTGATACGATTTTCCAGGGGCAATTTGGCAGTGCTGGAGAATTTATAGTTATTGAAGAATGCTTGATTGGGCAAGAAGTTTCGGTTTTAGCCTTAACTGATGGCTTAACCATTCGCCCTTTACTGCCAGCACAGGATCATAAGCGGATTGGGGAAGGCGATACCGGAGAAAATACTGGTGGAATGGGAGCTTACGCCCCTGCACCAATCGCCACCCCAGAGTTAATGGCGCGAGTTCAACAAGAAGTTTTAGAAAGAGCGATCGCAGCTTTAAAAGCTAAAGGCATCGATTACCGAGGTGTACTTTACGCCGGGTTAATGATTTCACCCGATGGCGACTTTAAGGTTTTGGAATTTAACTGTCGCTTTGGCGATCCCGAAACCCAAGTAATTCTGCCACTTTTAGAAACGCCTTTAGAAGAATTGATTTTAGCTTGTGTACAGCAGCGTTTAGGCGAAATGCCCCCGATTGCTTGGAAACCAGGTGCAGCGGCTACCGTCGTGGCTGCGGCTGGCGGCTATCCCGGAGCGTATGAAAAAGGACAGGTAATTACTGGTACTGAGCAAACAACAACTGCCAATGTGACTGTGTTCCATGCAGGGACTAAGCTCAATGAACAGCAGCAAATAGTAACCGATGGCGGACGAGTATTAAATGTAACTGGTATTGGTGGGGATTTTGCAGAGGCGATCGCCCAAGCATACGTCGGCATTCAATCAATTCACTTTGAAGGAATGTATTACCGTAGAGATATTGGTCATAGAGTGCTGAGAAAGGCTGAAGTATGA
- the nblS gene encoding two-component system sensor histidine kinase NblS, with protein MLALVKTIRETIANWWSDFTLQTKLLAVATLVVSLVMSGLTFWAVNTIQQDARMNDTRFGRDLGLLLAANVAPLVADQNLTEVAQFSQRFYSSTSSVRYMLYADETGNIFFGIPFWEAEVKNSLTIERRIQLPEDYPGEGDKPMVRQHMTPDGAVTDVFVPLIVNKKYLGVLAIGINPNQTAVISTNFTRDVTIAVFITIWVMVILAGVINALTITKPIKELLVGVKQIAAGNFKQRIDLPLGGELGELILSFNDMAQRLESYEEQNIEELTAEKAKLETLVSTIADGAVLIDNNMQVILINPTAQRIFAWENEEVVGSNVLYHLPSAVQMEITRPLYEMAAGECESAEFRIALNEPTKRTIRILLTTVLNLQRESIKGIAITVQDITREVELNEAKSQFISNVSHELRTPLFNIKSFIETLHDYGEDLSIEQRQEFLQTVNHETDRLTRLVNDVLDLSKLESGRAYNFDGVDLSQAIEQTLRTYQLNAKDKGIELIQEVAPQLPLVLGNYDLLLQVLANLVGNALKFTPAGGKVAIRAYQLDFIHTSHNQPLPVRIEVSDTGIGIDSEDQQAIFDRFFRVENRVHTLEGTGLGLSIVRNIIERHRSQVHLVSEVGVGTTFWFDLTVVNNS; from the coding sequence ATGCTGGCTCTTGTGAAGACAATCCGAGAAACGATCGCGAATTGGTGGTCAGATTTCACCCTCCAGACGAAGCTGTTAGCTGTTGCCACTTTGGTGGTTTCGTTAGTTATGAGTGGTCTGACCTTTTGGGCGGTGAATACAATTCAACAGGATGCGCGGATGAATGACACGCGCTTCGGTCGTGACTTGGGACTGCTGCTAGCTGCCAATGTCGCCCCTTTAGTGGCTGACCAAAATCTCACTGAAGTTGCCCAATTTTCCCAACGCTTCTACAGCAGCACCTCTAGTGTGCGCTATATGCTTTACGCTGATGAAACGGGGAATATCTTTTTTGGCATTCCTTTTTGGGAAGCGGAGGTGAAAAACTCCCTCACCATTGAACGGCGAATCCAACTGCCAGAAGATTACCCTGGGGAAGGGGACAAGCCAATGGTACGGCAACACATGACACCTGATGGTGCTGTAACTGATGTGTTTGTACCATTAATCGTCAATAAAAAATACTTGGGTGTATTGGCGATTGGCATTAACCCCAACCAAACTGCTGTCATCTCCACCAATTTCACCCGTGATGTTACCATTGCTGTTTTTATCACCATTTGGGTAATGGTAATTTTGGCAGGGGTAATTAATGCTTTAACAATTACCAAACCCATTAAAGAACTACTGGTAGGCGTGAAACAAATCGCCGCCGGAAACTTCAAGCAAAGAATTGACTTACCCCTAGGAGGTGAACTAGGAGAGTTAATTTTAAGCTTTAATGACATGGCACAGCGTCTAGAAAGCTATGAAGAACAAAATATTGAGGAACTAACGGCAGAAAAAGCCAAGTTAGAAACTCTAGTTTCTACCATTGCTGATGGTGCGGTGTTGATTGATAATAATATGCAGGTAATTTTAATCAACCCCACAGCACAACGCATTTTTGCCTGGGAAAATGAAGAGGTCGTAGGTAGCAATGTGTTATATCATTTGCCCTCGGCTGTGCAAATGGAAATTACCCGGCCTTTATATGAAATGGCTGCGGGTGAATGTGAAAGTGCTGAGTTTCGCATTGCGCTGAACGAACCCACAAAACGCACAATCAGAATTTTGCTGACTACAGTGTTAAATTTACAACGGGAAAGCATTAAAGGCATTGCCATTACAGTGCAAGATATCACCCGGGAAGTAGAACTTAACGAAGCGAAAAGTCAATTTATCAGCAACGTTTCTCACGAACTACGAACACCTTTATTTAACATCAAATCTTTTATCGAAACATTACATGACTACGGCGAAGACTTGAGTATAGAACAGCGCCAAGAGTTTTTACAAACAGTTAATCATGAAACCGATCGCCTAACACGCTTAGTCAACGATGTTTTAGATTTATCCAAATTAGAATCAGGTCGCGCCTACAATTTTGATGGCGTAGATTTATCGCAAGCAATTGAACAAACCTTACGAACTTATCAATTAAATGCCAAAGATAAAGGCATTGAATTAATTCAAGAAGTAGCCCCACAGTTACCCTTAGTGTTAGGTAATTATGATTTATTACTACAAGTATTAGCTAATTTAGTGGGTAATGCTCTCAAATTTACACCTGCTGGCGGTAAAGTAGCTATCCGCGCCTATCAATTAGATTTCATCCATACTTCTCACAATCAGCCGCTACCTGTGCGAATCGAAGTCTCTGATACTGGCATTGGCATTGATTCAGAAGACCAACAAGCGATTTTTGACCGCTTCTTCCGCGTAGAAAATCGCGTTCACACCCTTGAAGGTACAGGTTTAGGTCTTTCCATTGTCCGCAATATTATCGAAAGACATCGTAGCCAAGTGCATTTAGTTAGTGAAGTGGGAGTAGGTACAACTTTTTGGTTTGATTTAACAGTTGTGAATAATTCCTAA
- a CDS encoding Uma2 family endonuclease, translated as MTQALAAPIEGSRLVLYDVSWQTYEKLLDAFAEYPKLRMNYYQGTLELMTPLPEHETYAWNLGRLITVLTEELGMEIRGLKSTTWRSQPKSVGKEADECFYIQNEIKVRNKLNINLENDPPPDLAIEIDITNPSIDKMAIYAELKVPEVWRYEAGKLIINILTDTGYIESDSSLAFGKFPIKELTRFMQLDTQKGENARMREFREWVRSKK; from the coding sequence ATGACTCAAGCTCTAGCAGCACCTATTGAAGGTTCTCGTCTTGTTCTTTATGATGTCAGTTGGCAAACCTACGAGAAGCTTTTAGATGCATTTGCTGAATATCCCAAGCTGCGGATGAATTATTATCAGGGAACATTGGAATTGATGACACCACTACCAGAACATGAAACCTATGCCTGGAATTTGGGTCGGTTAATCACAGTGCTAACTGAAGAGTTAGGGATGGAAATTAGAGGTTTAAAATCTACTACCTGGCGTTCACAACCAAAATCTGTGGGAAAAGAAGCTGATGAATGTTTTTACATCCAAAATGAAATAAAAGTTCGGAATAAATTGAATATTAATTTAGAGAATGACCCACCACCAGATTTAGCAATTGAAATTGATATAACAAATCCTTCGATTGATAAAATGGCAATTTATGCTGAATTAAAAGTTCCCGAAGTTTGGCGATATGAAGCCGGGAAATTAATTATAAATATTCTCACTGATACAGGTTACATAGAGTCAGATAGTAGTTTAGCTTTCGGCAAATTTCCTATCAAAGAACTCACAAGATTTATGCAATTAGACACACAAAAGGGAGAAAATGCCAGAATGCGAGAGTTTAGGGAGTGGGTGAGAAGTAAAAAGTAA
- a CDS encoding isocitrate lyase/PEP mutase family protein — MSAAQKLRELLASPEIIVIPGVYDCLGAKLAQQSGFEVVATSGFGIAASTLGLPDYGFLTATEMLYSVGRIAQSITVPLIADLDTGYGNALNVMRTIKDAVQLGLAGVLLEDQEWPKKCGHFEGKRVVSLEEHAGKIRAAVEARGDSGLVIIARTDARAPLGLEAAIARGRAYIAAGADVLFVEAPQSVEELKAIASAFPDVPLVANIVEGGKTPEISTAQLQQLGFKIVFFPLTALMAVTHVMNACFQHLKTQGTTANLPDLVTFKDFQELMGVPQFLQTEKRFAAEK, encoded by the coding sequence ATGTCTGCTGCACAAAAACTGCGAGAGTTATTAGCGAGTCCTGAAATTATTGTTATTCCTGGGGTTTACGACTGTCTGGGTGCTAAGTTGGCTCAACAGTCTGGTTTTGAAGTAGTGGCTACTAGTGGCTTTGGCATTGCTGCTTCTACACTGGGTTTACCCGACTATGGTTTTCTCACCGCTACAGAAATGCTTTATAGTGTCGGGAGGATTGCTCAGTCAATTACTGTACCGCTCATAGCCGATTTAGATACTGGCTACGGTAACGCCTTAAATGTGATGCGTACTATCAAGGATGCTGTACAGTTGGGTTTAGCTGGCGTGTTGCTAGAGGATCAGGAATGGCCGAAAAAGTGCGGTCATTTTGAAGGTAAGCGAGTAGTTTCTCTGGAAGAACACGCTGGGAAAATTAGAGCTGCTGTAGAAGCACGTGGTGATAGTGGTTTAGTAATTATTGCCCGTACAGATGCCCGTGCGCCACTGGGTTTAGAAGCTGCGATCGCTCGTGGTCGTGCTTACATTGCTGCTGGTGCTGATGTACTATTTGTAGAAGCCCCCCAGTCCGTTGAAGAATTAAAAGCGATCGCCTCTGCTTTTCCTGATGTGCCACTGGTAGCTAATATTGTTGAAGGTGGTAAAACTCCAGAAATTTCGACTGCACAGTTACAGCAATTAGGCTTCAAAATCGTCTTTTTCCCACTCACTGCACTGATGGCTGTTACTCATGTCATGAATGCTTGTTTCCAGCATTTAAAAACGCAAGGAACAACTGCAAATTTACCAGATTTAGTAACTTTTAAAGATTTTCAGGAATTAATGGGTGTTCCGCAATTTCTGCAAACGGAAAAAAGATTTGCGGCGGAAAAATAA
- a CDS encoding IS701 family transposase, with the protein MVQPRPAAPTVKFVDEYCQWYKSLFPDVRSFEAFKYLHVGCISDLKRKTLPEIAKIVGLDNQQGLHHFLTTSPWDIEKLRTLRLELILQVLKGRPIILIIDETGDKKKGSKTDYVKRQYIGNLGKTDNGIVAVTVYGVFCGMTFPLLFEVYKPRERLQAGDKYRTKPEIAAILIKKLQSMGFKFNLVLADSLYGESGKNFISVLDELNLNYIVAIRSNHYVEILPRQHIQYLKWQKFQRVFSDLSRENRFIREIIPGKRGELRYWQITTDPENLPDNTTWYVMSKYPDITPREVGNFYGLRTWVEYGLKQSKNELGWSDFRLTHYPDIERWWEIICSAYLMVSLHSEQLFQSPSQRESKFVSHPWWDNGNGWKNILNNLRLIIQPFTLFNLIYPWLTVFPIPQLALGFFKLQSIIYSLTSSIFISLIHPDFYFSSA; encoded by the coding sequence ATGGTACAGCCCCGTCCAGCCGCACCAACAGTCAAATTTGTGGACGAATATTGCCAGTGGTATAAAAGTCTGTTTCCAGATGTTAGGAGTTTCGAGGCTTTTAAATATCTCCATGTAGGCTGCATTTCTGATCTAAAACGTAAAACATTGCCAGAAATAGCAAAAATCGTAGGATTAGATAACCAGCAAGGGTTGCATCATTTTCTAACTACATCACCTTGGGATATAGAAAAGTTAAGAACCTTAAGGTTAGAGTTAATTTTACAAGTGCTAAAAGGTAGACCAATCATTTTAATTATTGATGAGACAGGGGATAAAAAGAAAGGGAGCAAGACAGATTATGTGAAACGGCAGTATATAGGAAATTTGGGAAAAACAGATAATGGAATTGTGGCAGTGACAGTATATGGTGTTTTCTGTGGGATGACATTTCCATTACTGTTTGAAGTGTATAAACCCAGGGAAAGATTACAGGCAGGAGATAAGTACCGCACTAAACCAGAAATAGCAGCAATACTGATAAAAAAGCTACAATCAATGGGTTTTAAATTCAACTTAGTACTTGCAGATAGCTTATATGGAGAGAGTGGTAAGAATTTCATATCTGTATTAGATGAACTAAACTTGAACTATATAGTAGCGATTCGGTCAAATCATTATGTAGAAATACTTCCACGACAACATATTCAATATTTAAAGTGGCAGAAGTTTCAAAGGGTATTCTCTGACTTGAGTCGGGAAAATCGATTTATTAGAGAAATTATTCCGGGAAAACGTGGAGAACTTAGATATTGGCAAATTACTACAGATCCAGAAAATTTGCCTGATAACACTACTTGGTATGTGATGAGTAAATATCCAGACATTACGCCAAGAGAAGTTGGAAATTTTTACGGTTTAAGAACTTGGGTCGAGTACGGGTTAAAACAAAGTAAGAATGAATTAGGTTGGTCAGATTTTCGCCTGACTCACTACCCAGATATTGAGCGATGGTGGGAAATTATTTGCAGTGCTTATTTAATGGTTAGTCTGCATTCGGAGCAACTGTTTCAGTCTCCATCACAACGAGAGTCAAAATTTGTTTCACATCCTTGGTGGGATAATGGAAATGGCTGGAAGAACATTCTTAACAATCTTCGTTTGATTATTCAACCTTTTACTTTATTTAATCTGATATATCCCTGGTTAACGGTTTTTCCTATTCCTCAATTAGCTTTGGGTTTTTTTAAACTTCAATCTATTATTTATAGCCTCACCAGTTCAATTTTTATATCCCTGATTCACCCTGATTTCTACTTTTCCTCTGCCTAG
- a CDS encoding serine/threonine protein kinase yields MTSLAEQFPKVSGYTLVEQLYLGSRTAVYRGVQGLQQSPVVIKTLRHDYPSFSELVQFRNQYAIAKNIHIPGIVQPLSLEPSTNGYALVMEDIGGISLRHYIQASPLTVEQFWPIALQIVDVLHQLYQQRIIHKDIKPANILIQPATGQINPVLSLWQ; encoded by the coding sequence ATGACTTCTCTAGCAGAGCAATTTCCTAAAGTTTCTGGTTATACCTTGGTTGAGCAATTGTATCTAGGTTCTAGGACTGCTGTCTATCGAGGAGTGCAAGGATTGCAGCAAAGTCCGGTGGTGATTAAGACACTGCGACACGATTATCCTAGCTTCAGCGAATTAGTGCAGTTTCGCAATCAGTATGCGATCGCTAAAAATATTCACATCCCAGGCATTGTTCAACCGCTTAGTCTAGAACCCTCTACTAATGGCTATGCTCTGGTGATGGAAGATATCGGGGGCATCTCTCTACGTCATTACATCCAGGCTTCCCCTCTGACTGTCGAACAATTCTGGCCGATTGCCCTGCAAATTGTGGATGTCCTCCACCAGCTCTATCAGCAACGGATTATTCACAAAGACATTAAACCAGCCAATATTCTGATTCAACCAGCAACGGGGCAGATTAACCCTGTTTTGTCACTCTGGCAGTAG
- a CDS encoding Uma2 family endonuclease, producing MTTAINQPIQQKPLSFDEFIARYGGNNRYELIDGEVFDLEPTGLHEEVAAFITAKICVQIDATGLPWFVLQRGLLRPANIGMTAFRPDVAVVDRDELTKEPLWSDQSILTLGSSIKFVAEVVSSNWQNDYARKVEDYAVLGIPEYWIADYAGSGGTRHIGKPKQPTLSICTLFNGEYEIQQFRGNQTIVSLTFPNLKLTAEQVLRAGR from the coding sequence ATGACCACTGCGATCAACCAACCAATACAACAGAAGCCACTCAGCTTTGACGAGTTTATTGCCCGTTATGGTGGCAATAACCGCTATGAACTGATCGATGGAGAGGTGTTTGACTTGGAACCAACAGGTCTGCATGAAGAGGTTGCAGCCTTTATTACCGCAAAAATCTGTGTGCAGATCGATGCGACAGGCTTACCTTGGTTTGTCCTTCAGCGAGGACTATTACGCCCTGCTAATATTGGTATGACAGCGTTTCGACCTGATGTTGCAGTTGTCGATAGAGATGAACTAACTAAAGAACCGCTTTGGTCTGACCAATCGATTCTGACTCTGGGTAGTTCGATTAAATTTGTGGCAGAAGTTGTTAGTAGCAATTGGCAAAATGATTATGCCCGTAAGGTTGAAGACTACGCGGTTTTAGGAATTCCCGAATATTGGATTGCAGACTACGCAGGTAGTGGTGGTACTCGACACATTGGAAAACCTAAACAACCTACCCTCTCTATTTGTACGCTATTCAATGGAGAGTATGAAATTCAGCAGTTTCGAGGCAATCAGACTATCGTTTCTCTAACCTTCCCCAATTTAAAACTGACGGCTGAACAGGTTTTGAGGGCTGGGAGATGA